From Synechococcus sp. A10-1-5-1, a single genomic window includes:
- a CDS encoding carboxysome peptide B has protein sequence MEIMQVMGSMVCTQRVEGFAHQTLRILRNNKGKLSVATDPVGASPGNWVFTASGSAARHATGNASLFTDLTIGGIIDHWSPDG, from the coding sequence ATGGAAATCATGCAGGTGATGGGATCGATGGTCTGCACCCAACGGGTGGAGGGTTTCGCGCACCAAACCCTGCGAATCCTGCGCAACAACAAAGGCAAGTTGAGCGTGGCCACCGATCCAGTGGGCGCCTCCCCCGGCAACTGGGTGTTCACCGCGAGCGGCTCCGCTGCTCGCCACGCCACGGGCAACGCCAGCCTGTTCACCGATCTGACGATCGGCGGCATCATCGACCACTGGTCGCCCGACGGCTAA
- a CDS encoding carboxysome peptide A, with the protein MLICKVVKPLVSTNRIADFQHKHLQVVLDGSTQKVAVDAVGAIPGDWVICVGSSAAREAAGSKSYPSDLTIVGIIDHWDPEAGKEMAAGKPQGGAK; encoded by the coding sequence ATGTTGATCTGCAAAGTGGTGAAGCCACTGGTTTCAACCAACCGCATCGCGGACTTCCAGCACAAGCACCTTCAGGTGGTGCTTGATGGCAGTACCCAAAAGGTTGCCGTCGATGCCGTCGGAGCCATCCCCGGAGATTGGGTGATCTGCGTCGGCAGCTCCGCTGCCCGTGAGGCAGCGGGAAGTAAGTCCTATCCCAGCGATCTCACGATCGTCGGGATCATTGACCACTGGGATCCTGAGGCTGGCAAGGAGATGGCGGCAGGCAAACCCCAAGGGGGTGCCAAGTAA
- a CDS encoding carboxysome shell carbonic anhydrase, whose amino-acid sequence MPQRSAKNERPLAPTAPSRRQRGAGDQVSVSPADNPAELNPSSAFSKVLRQRELANASRTPSGASRPSGPRAKKASIAATNTKLGSARRVRPVATQVVLDRRSSGPVSSGGLHPLSNGQANAALRAYEEQTLGSFDRIVPVLKRLSALQHDNNFVEQAQRLALAELGHELPQPILETAWTSQLDMRTLFAWCVFEAYEQASLSFFNDDPLAAQSGSSDAEAFNAFLLECGFHLLDVTPCADGRLAHAIAYALRLPFSSVRRRSHAGAMFDVENTVNRWVKTEHRRYREGLPNPAHSDTRYLKTVVYHFSSKDPCHEGCAAHGSDDTAAAAQGLQRLQDFQQAVENSFCCGASVDLLLIGMDTDTDAIRVHVPGADGSTNLESWLDARDVYEATRGMRADQARDEVEKQVSSAAAGSPDQGMVKLISRLIENNLSQIDYVRQYHGGNYSDFGHAERFIGVGIGFKEIHLRNLTYFAYMDTVEEGAPDLDVGVKIFKGLNVSRGLPIPVVLRFDYHGAVPGARERAIQHCERVKAAIEARYRELCEQGLLHTLLTVRDRDRHVPAETVSSSITFNTGGGH is encoded by the coding sequence ATGCCCCAGCGTTCCGCCAAAAACGAGCGGCCGCTAGCCCCTACGGCCCCCAGCCGCCGCCAACGCGGTGCTGGGGACCAGGTCTCGGTCAGCCCAGCGGACAATCCCGCTGAGCTCAACCCAAGCAGCGCCTTCAGCAAGGTTCTGCGCCAGCGTGAATTAGCGAACGCCTCCCGCACTCCCAGCGGGGCCTCACGCCCAAGCGGTCCAAGGGCCAAAAAGGCATCCATTGCAGCGACCAACACCAAATTGGGCAGCGCGCGCAGAGTTCGTCCTGTTGCGACCCAGGTCGTTCTGGACCGTCGCTCCAGCGGGCCGGTCAGTTCCGGTGGCTTGCATCCTCTGAGCAACGGCCAGGCCAATGCCGCTCTACGGGCCTACGAGGAACAGACCCTTGGCTCTTTTGATCGGATCGTTCCAGTCCTGAAGCGTCTTTCAGCGCTGCAGCACGACAACAATTTTGTTGAGCAGGCCCAGAGGCTGGCTCTAGCGGAACTGGGCCATGAATTGCCTCAGCCAATCCTTGAGACCGCATGGACCAGCCAGCTGGACATGCGCACGCTCTTCGCTTGGTGCGTGTTCGAGGCCTATGAGCAGGCCAGCCTCTCGTTCTTCAACGACGATCCGCTTGCGGCCCAGTCCGGCAGCAGCGATGCCGAAGCCTTCAACGCCTTTTTGTTGGAGTGCGGCTTCCATCTGTTGGATGTCACCCCTTGCGCCGATGGTCGCCTGGCCCATGCCATCGCCTACGCCCTGAGACTGCCCTTCAGTTCCGTGCGCCGCCGATCCCACGCCGGTGCGATGTTCGATGTCGAAAACACCGTCAACCGCTGGGTCAAGACCGAGCACCGGCGCTACCGCGAAGGACTGCCCAATCCAGCGCACTCCGACACCCGTTACCTGAAGACGGTCGTTTATCACTTCAGTTCGAAAGATCCCTGCCACGAGGGCTGCGCTGCCCATGGCAGCGACGACACCGCCGCCGCCGCCCAGGGGCTGCAACGTCTGCAGGACTTCCAACAAGCTGTCGAGAACAGCTTCTGCTGCGGGGCCTCCGTCGATCTGTTGTTGATCGGCATGGACACAGACACCGATGCCATTCGTGTCCACGTTCCCGGCGCCGACGGCAGCACCAACCTGGAGAGCTGGCTCGATGCCCGCGACGTCTATGAGGCGACCCGGGGCATGCGTGCGGACCAGGCCCGGGACGAGGTCGAGAAGCAGGTCAGCTCCGCTGCAGCCGGAAGCCCGGATCAGGGCATGGTCAAGCTCATCAGCCGGCTGATCGAAAACAACTTGTCCCAAATTGACTACGTCCGCCAGTATCACGGCGGCAACTACAGCGATTTCGGCCATGCCGAACGCTTCATTGGGGTTGGCATCGGGTTCAAGGAGATCCACCTCCGCAACCTGACCTACTTCGCCTACATGGACACCGTTGAAGAGGGTGCTCCCGATCTCGATGTCGGGGTCAAGATCTTCAAGGGCCTCAACGTCTCTCGCGGTCTACCGATTCCGGTCGTGCTGCGCTTCGACTACCACGGCGCTGTTCCCGGTGCGCGCGAGCGCGCTATCCAACACTGCGAGCGGGTCAAGGCTGCAATCGAGGCCCGTTACCGCGAACTCTGTGAGCAGGGGCTTCTGCACACCCTGCTCACCGTGCGGGATCGGGATCGGCACGTGCCAGCCGAAACCGTAAGTTCCTCAATCACGTTCAACACAGGAGGGGGGCACTGA
- a CDS encoding CsoS2 family carboxysome shell protein: MATKSSREAALERRKALTDGGKKASGRYGSGGGRVRSASDARPTRTNAAPSSAPRAAAAEAPAAAHAPARQLSAPSSSHRSSPGKRVSNPSRDLVLSRREAMTRGGKRADTSKDRTRTDLAKEAPKAVAASAAEHKCKCEEKKSDTTQSRSATLSLSSERASAGSSRASSERRAASRKGTAQHNASRAVVLARREALSKRGKSASNATKTGAAAVARQINPDLSARELAQKVRELKSKTGSAGSARNSGTRPSGPNRHGAKQAAAADAAWKVGASETLSGQTVTGTQANRSVKTTGNEAATCRSITGTEYLGAEVFQTFCGGQPASSNQPAKVRVTATSHGNRVTGNEVGRSEKVTGDEPGTCKTVTGTEYISANQSSSYCGDVNPSVRKVGRSQTQGGQAVSGVMVGRSERVTGDEAGSGRNLTGDQYLGSDASVAGRAATKVSSQNTLRGTGVTGTAVGRSKQVTGDEPGSCRNVTGDEYIGSEQFDGFCGARPAPEAAKVGFSITNRNQVVSGSRTGRSEKVTGDEPGSCKVVTGTPYAGLEQAGDFCNTTAVRAVRERTPVRNSNRMTGIQPGIGGAMTGAERGACEDVTGTPYVGADQQASACGTAPSRDADFPQSLNGAAWQEFSVQSPARAAQEERESTGRVTGSTYEQGGRITGPFDMASGKITGTEQFRFDRRSSQRLAQAQEPVAIAAQEAPLSRVTGEGSGTKITGDDWDRGDRVTGTEGRSARRRNPTRVGPMSAMPGVQPKRNDEVPAPNNKVTGSSGSTDQGSLITVSGGARG; the protein is encoded by the coding sequence ATGGCCACTAAATCGAGTCGCGAAGCAGCCCTGGAGCGCCGCAAGGCCCTCACTGATGGCGGCAAGAAAGCCTCCGGCCGCTATGGCAGCGGTGGCGGCCGTGTTCGCAGCGCCTCTGATGCCCGCCCGACCCGGACCAACGCTGCACCCAGCAGCGCTCCCCGTGCAGCAGCAGCTGAAGCTCCAGCTGCTGCCCATGCACCCGCTCGGCAGCTGTCTGCACCCAGCAGCTCCCACCGCTCCTCCCCCGGCAAGCGGGTCTCCAACCCCAGTCGCGACCTGGTTCTGTCCCGCCGAGAGGCCATGACCCGCGGTGGCAAGCGCGCAGATACCTCCAAAGACCGCACCCGCACCGACCTCGCCAAGGAAGCCCCGAAAGCAGTGGCAGCGTCGGCTGCAGAGCACAAGTGCAAGTGCGAAGAGAAGAAGAGCGATACCACCCAATCCCGTTCTGCCACCCTGTCGCTCTCCAGCGAGCGGGCCTCCGCGGGCTCGAGTCGCGCTAGCTCTGAACGCCGGGCAGCCTCCCGCAAGGGAACCGCTCAGCACAACGCCAGCCGCGCCGTGGTGCTGGCTCGCCGCGAAGCACTGAGCAAGCGCGGTAAGTCCGCCAGCAACGCCACCAAAACCGGTGCAGCTGCTGTTGCACGTCAGATCAACCCGGATCTGAGCGCCCGTGAACTGGCTCAAAAAGTCCGAGAACTGAAGAGCAAAACCGGTTCCGCCGGCAGCGCCCGCAACAGCGGAACCCGCCCGAGTGGCCCCAACCGTCATGGTGCCAAGCAAGCCGCGGCTGCCGACGCCGCTTGGAAGGTAGGTGCCAGCGAAACCCTCTCGGGTCAAACCGTCACCGGCACCCAAGCCAACCGTTCGGTGAAGACCACCGGGAACGAAGCTGCCACCTGCCGCTCAATCACCGGTACCGAATATCTCGGTGCGGAGGTCTTCCAAACCTTCTGCGGCGGACAACCGGCCAGCAGCAATCAGCCGGCCAAGGTCCGCGTCACCGCCACCAGCCATGGCAACCGCGTGACCGGCAACGAAGTCGGCCGCAGTGAGAAGGTCACCGGCGATGAGCCAGGCACCTGTAAGACCGTGACCGGCACCGAGTACATCTCGGCGAACCAGTCCAGTTCCTACTGCGGCGATGTGAATCCTTCCGTCCGCAAGGTCGGCCGCAGCCAGACCCAAGGTGGCCAGGCTGTGAGCGGCGTCATGGTGGGCCGCAGCGAGCGCGTCACCGGTGATGAGGCCGGTTCCGGCCGCAACCTGACGGGCGACCAATACCTCGGCTCTGATGCCAGCGTCGCTGGTCGCGCTGCCACCAAGGTCAGCAGCCAGAACACCCTCCGCGGCACCGGTGTGACCGGCACCGCCGTGGGTCGCAGCAAGCAAGTCACCGGAGACGAACCCGGAAGCTGCCGCAACGTCACCGGCGATGAGTACATCGGCAGTGAGCAGTTCGACGGTTTCTGCGGCGCTCGCCCTGCGCCTGAAGCCGCGAAGGTGGGCTTCAGCATTACCAACCGCAACCAGGTGGTCAGCGGCAGTCGCACCGGCCGTTCCGAAAAAGTGACTGGCGATGAACCCGGCAGCTGCAAGGTCGTGACCGGCACCCCCTACGCCGGCCTCGAGCAGGCTGGTGATTTCTGCAACACCACAGCCGTCCGCGCGGTGCGTGAGCGAACCCCCGTCCGCAACTCCAACCGCATGACCGGGATTCAACCCGGTATCGGTGGTGCGATGACCGGAGCAGAGCGAGGCGCATGCGAAGACGTCACCGGGACCCCCTACGTCGGTGCCGACCAACAAGCAAGTGCCTGCGGCACCGCACCCAGCCGTGATGCTGACTTTCCCCAGTCCCTCAATGGTGCCGCTTGGCAGGAATTCAGCGTTCAATCCCCCGCCCGCGCCGCTCAGGAAGAGCGTGAGAGCACCGGTCGCGTGACCGGCAGCACCTACGAGCAAGGCGGACGCATTACGGGCCCTTTCGATATGGCCAGCGGCAAGATCACCGGCACTGAACAGTTCCGCTTCGATCGCCGCTCTAGCCAGCGCCTGGCCCAGGCCCAAGAGCCCGTGGCCATCGCTGCCCAGGAAGCCCCGCTGTCCCGCGTGACTGGCGAGGGTTCGGGCACCAAAATCACCGGCGACGACTGGGACCGTGGTGATCGTGTCACCGGCACCGAAGGTCGCTCGGCCCGACGCCGGAACCCCACCCGCGTGGGCCCCATGAGTGCCATGCCCGGTGTTCAGCCCAAGCGCAACGACGAAGTCCCCGCCCCGAACAACAAGGTGACTGGCTCCAGCGGCAGCACCGATCAGGGTTCTCTGATCACGGTCTCCGGCGGCGCCCGGGGCTGA
- a CDS encoding ribulose bisphosphate carboxylase small subunit, with protein sequence MPFKSTVGDYQTVATLETFGFLPPMTQDEIYDQIAYIIAQGWSPLVEHVHPSRSMATYWSYWKLPFFGEKDLSVIVNELEACHRAYPDHHVRLVGYDAYTQSQGACFVVFEGR encoded by the coding sequence ATGCCTTTCAAGAGCACCGTGGGTGACTACCAAACAGTCGCCACCCTGGAGACCTTCGGCTTCCTCCCGCCGATGACCCAGGACGAGATCTACGACCAGATCGCGTACATCATTGCCCAGGGTTGGAGCCCGCTCGTTGAGCACGTCCATCCCAGCCGCTCCATGGCCACCTACTGGTCTTACTGGAAGCTGCCCTTCTTCGGTGAGAAGGATCTGAGCGTCATCGTGAACGAGCTCGAAGCTTGCCACCGCGCTTACCCCGACCACCACGTGCGCCTCGTGGGCTACGACGCCTACACCCAAAGCCAAGGCGCTTGCTTCGTGGTGTTCGAAGGCCGCTGA
- a CDS encoding form I ribulose bisphosphate carboxylase large subunit codes for MAKKYDAGVKEYRDTYWTPDYVPLDTDLLACFKCTGQEGVPKEEVAAAVAAESSTGTWSTVWSELLTDLDFYKGRCYRIEDVPGDKEAFYAFIAYPLDLFEEGSVTNVLTSLVGNVFGFKALRHLRLEDIRFPMAFIKTCMGPPNGIQVERDRMNKYGRPLLGCTIKPKLGLSGKNYGRVVYECLRGGLDFTKDDENINSQPFQRWQNRFEFVAEAVKSAEQETGERKGHYLNCTAATPEQMYERAEFAKELGQPIIMHDYITGGFTANTGLSHWCRKNGILLHIHRAMHAVIDRHPKHGIHFRVLAKCLRLSGGDQLHTGTVVGKLEGDRQSTLGYIDQLRESFVPEDRSRGNFFDQDWGSMGGVFAVASGGIHVWHMPALVSIFGDDSVLQFGGGTHGHPWGSAAGAAANRVALEACVKARNAGREIEREGRDILMEAAKHSPELAIALETWKEIKFEFDTVDKLDVN; via the coding sequence ATGGCTAAGAAGTACGACGCTGGGGTTAAGGAGTACCGCGACACGTATTGGACTCCTGATTACGTACCCCTCGACACCGACCTGCTGGCTTGCTTCAAGTGCACCGGCCAGGAAGGCGTCCCCAAGGAAGAAGTTGCCGCTGCTGTGGCCGCTGAATCCTCCACCGGCACCTGGTCCACTGTGTGGTCCGAGCTCCTCACCGACCTCGACTTCTACAAAGGCCGTTGCTACCGCATCGAAGACGTTCCTGGCGACAAGGAAGCCTTCTATGCCTTCATTGCCTATCCCCTCGATCTGTTCGAAGAGGGTTCTGTCACCAACGTTCTGACCTCCCTGGTTGGCAACGTCTTCGGTTTCAAGGCTCTGCGCCACCTGCGTCTGGAAGACATCCGCTTCCCGATGGCGTTCATCAAGACCTGCATGGGTCCCCCGAACGGCATCCAGGTCGAGCGCGACCGTATGAACAAGTACGGCCGTCCCCTGCTGGGTTGCACCATCAAGCCGAAGCTCGGCCTGAGCGGTAAGAACTACGGCCGGGTTGTGTATGAGTGCCTCCGCGGTGGTCTCGACTTCACCAAGGACGACGAAAACATCAACTCTCAGCCCTTCCAGCGCTGGCAGAACCGTTTCGAGTTCGTTGCCGAAGCTGTGAAGTCCGCTGAACAGGAGACCGGCGAGCGTAAGGGTCACTACCTGAACTGCACCGCCGCCACCCCTGAGCAGATGTACGAGCGGGCCGAGTTCGCCAAGGAACTCGGGCAGCCGATCATCATGCACGACTACATCACTGGTGGCTTCACCGCTAACACCGGTCTGTCCCACTGGTGCCGTAAGAACGGCATCCTGCTGCACATCCACCGCGCCATGCACGCGGTGATCGACCGTCACCCCAAGCACGGCATCCACTTCCGCGTTCTCGCCAAGTGCCTGCGTCTCTCCGGTGGTGACCAGCTCCACACCGGCACCGTGGTCGGCAAGCTCGAGGGCGACCGTCAGTCCACCCTCGGCTACATCGACCAGCTGCGCGAATCCTTCGTTCCCGAAGATCGCAGCCGCGGTAACTTCTTCGACCAGGATTGGGGCTCCATGGGCGGCGTGTTCGCCGTGGCCTCTGGCGGTATCCACGTCTGGCACATGCCAGCCCTGGTAAGCATCTTCGGCGACGACTCGGTGCTCCAGTTCGGTGGTGGTACCCACGGTCACCCCTGGGGTTCTGCTGCTGGTGCTGCCGCTAACCGTGTGGCACTGGAAGCCTGCGTTAAAGCCCGTAACGCCGGTCGCGAGATTGAGCGCGAAGGCCGCGACATCCTCATGGAAGCCGCGAAGCACAGCCCTGAGCTGGCCATCGCCCTCGAGACCTGGAAGGAAATCAAGTTCGAGTTCGACACCGTCGACAAGCTCGACGTCAACTGA
- a CDS encoding BMC domain-containing protein has product MANETMGIALGMIETRGLVPAIEAADAMTKAAEVRLIGREFVGGGYVTVLVRGETGAVNAAVRAGADACERVGDGLVAAHIIARPHREVEPALNSSAGFVGSKD; this is encoded by the coding sequence ATGGCTAACGAAACCATGGGCATCGCCCTCGGCATGATCGAGACCCGGGGTCTGGTCCCCGCGATCGAAGCCGCTGACGCCATGACCAAGGCAGCCGAAGTGCGCCTGATTGGTCGCGAATTCGTGGGCGGCGGTTACGTCACCGTTCTGGTCCGCGGCGAAACCGGTGCTGTGAACGCAGCCGTTCGCGCTGGCGCCGATGCATGCGAGCGCGTGGGTGATGGCCTGGTTGCCGCCCACATCATTGCCCGTCCCCACCGTGAAGTGGAGCCTGCTCTGAACAGCAGCGCCGGCTTCGTTGGTTCGAAGGATTGA
- a CDS encoding P-II family nitrogen regulator, with translation MKRLDLIVSERELEAILKAIDGAGSPGYTVMKHVTGKGPHGAVSESMDFSGLGANAHVVVFCESDIAEELRTALRPLLEYYGGVGYLSEAESL, from the coding sequence ATGAAACGTCTCGATTTAATCGTCAGCGAGCGCGAGCTCGAGGCCATCCTCAAGGCGATCGACGGGGCGGGGTCCCCGGGTTACACGGTGATGAAACACGTCACAGGCAAGGGGCCCCATGGCGCTGTCTCCGAGTCAATGGACTTCAGCGGCCTTGGGGCCAATGCCCATGTCGTCGTTTTTTGCGAATCCGACATCGCTGAAGAACTGCGAACCGCACTCAGGCCACTGCTGGAGTACTACGGCGGGGTGGGCTATCTCTCTGAGGCGGAATCGCTCTAG
- a CDS encoding sodium-dependent bicarbonate transport family permease, with product MDTSLVLQNLFTPPVLFFFLGVLAVLLGSDLEIPAPLPKLFSLYLLLAIGFKGGLELQHSGISGQVLPTIGAAVLMSLAVPLYSYGVLRWKLDSFNAAAIAGTYGSISAVTFITAESFLETQQLQHDGFMVAALALMESPAIIVGLLLVKLAGPQQRPNDGGMRWGAVLHEALLNGSVYLLIGSLLVGFLSAAQSPSSVEKMLPFTDQLFYGALSFFLLDMGIVAAQRIRELKEAGGFLIGFAVLMPLFNAALGTLIAKGLGLGPGNALLFVVLCASASYIAVPAAMRMTVPEANPSFYISTALGLTFPFNILIGIPLYMALINKVLPAAS from the coding sequence ATGGATACCAGCCTGGTTCTCCAGAACCTGTTTACCCCCCCCGTCCTGTTCTTCTTTCTGGGCGTTCTCGCCGTGTTGCTGGGCTCGGATCTTGAGATTCCAGCGCCACTGCCGAAGCTCTTTTCGCTCTATCTCTTGCTGGCCATCGGCTTTAAAGGCGGCCTCGAACTACAGCACAGCGGCATCAGTGGTCAGGTCCTCCCGACGATTGGCGCGGCGGTCTTGATGTCGCTCGCCGTCCCCCTCTATTCCTATGGGGTCTTGCGCTGGAAGCTGGACAGCTTCAATGCGGCTGCGATCGCCGGGACCTATGGCTCAATTTCGGCGGTGACCTTCATTACGGCCGAAAGCTTTCTGGAAACCCAACAGCTGCAGCACGACGGGTTCATGGTGGCGGCGTTGGCCCTCATGGAATCGCCGGCGATCATTGTTGGGCTTCTGCTTGTGAAGCTGGCAGGGCCACAGCAACGTCCCAACGACGGGGGGATGCGATGGGGGGCGGTGCTGCACGAAGCGCTGCTGAATGGATCGGTTTACTTGTTGATCGGCAGCTTGTTGGTGGGTTTCCTTAGCGCCGCCCAGAGTCCAAGCAGTGTCGAAAAAATGCTGCCCTTCACCGACCAATTGTTCTACGGAGCCCTGAGCTTTTTCCTGCTGGACATGGGCATCGTTGCCGCCCAACGCATCCGCGAGCTGAAGGAAGCCGGAGGCTTTCTTATCGGCTTTGCCGTGCTGATGCCACTGTTTAATGCCGCCCTGGGCACCTTGATTGCCAAAGGATTGGGGCTTGGTCCAGGCAATGCTCTGCTGTTTGTGGTGCTTTGCGCGAGCGCCTCCTACATCGCGGTACCAGCGGCGATGCGGATGACGGTGCCGGAAGCCAACCCCAGCTTCTACATCTCCACGGCCCTGGGATTGACCTTCCCCTTCAACATCCTGATCGGGATCCCGCTCTACATGGCCCTGATCAATAAGGTCCTCCCTGCCGCCAGCTGA
- the rdgB gene encoding RdgB/HAM1 family non-canonical purine NTP pyrophosphatase, with protein MRPGTPHPILVIASGNPYKVAEIQSMLDAVALEVRQQPDGLEVEETGTTYLENARLKACAVAQLTGQWALADDSGLEVDALGGAPGLYSARYAASDPERIQRLLKELGTSPYRSGSFNSAMVLSDPQGRPVLESQGICRGEILASPRGQGGGYDPIFWVREAGLTYAQMGQHLKDKLGSRGKAARALAPGLKEIFGLA; from the coding sequence ATGCGACCTGGCACTCCCCATCCGATCTTGGTGATTGCCAGTGGCAACCCTTACAAGGTGGCCGAGATCCAGTCGATGCTTGACGCCGTTGCCCTGGAGGTCCGTCAGCAGCCGGATGGTCTGGAGGTTGAAGAAACTGGCACGACCTATCTGGAAAATGCTCGCTTGAAGGCTTGCGCCGTGGCCCAGCTGACGGGCCAATGGGCCTTGGCTGACGATTCCGGCCTGGAGGTGGATGCCCTCGGTGGTGCGCCTGGGCTCTATTCGGCGCGCTACGCCGCGAGCGACCCTGAACGCATTCAACGGCTGCTCAAGGAATTGGGCACGAGCCCTTACCGCAGCGGCAGCTTCAACAGTGCGATGGTTCTGTCAGACCCGCAAGGTCGCCCGGTGCTCGAATCCCAGGGGATTTGTCGCGGTGAGATCCTCGCCAGCCCCCGGGGCCAAGGCGGTGGCTATGACCCGATCTTCTGGGTGCGTGAGGCAGGGTTGACCTACGCCCAGATGGGCCAGCACCTAAAGGACAAATTGGGATCCCGCGGCAAAGCTGCCCGCGCTTTGGCTCCAGGCTTAAAGGAGATCTTTGGTTTGGCCTGA
- a CDS encoding BMC domain-containing protein: MTGTDLGFSGSGTSLDELHPSAASCVITTDSEARLVSQASAVESIELRTYVFLDSLQPQLATYMGTVSQGFLPIPGDACLWLEVSPGMAVHRVTDIALKASTVRLGQMIVERAFGSLALYHRDQSNVLHSGDVVLEAIGSSVHERTRCSVTWTEVIRAITPDHAVLINRQNRRGSMIQAGMSMFILETEPAGYVLLAANEAEKSSNITVVDVKAVGAFGRLTLAGWEGDVNEAAAAAMRAVEQINLRSGR; encoded by the coding sequence ATCACTGGCACCGACCTGGGATTCAGCGGCAGTGGCACCTCGCTGGATGAGCTCCACCCATCGGCAGCCAGCTGCGTCATTACCACCGACAGCGAAGCGCGGCTGGTCAGCCAAGCCAGTGCGGTCGAATCGATCGAGCTGCGCACTTACGTTTTCCTCGATTCGCTTCAGCCCCAACTCGCCACCTATATGGGAACGGTGAGCCAGGGCTTTCTGCCCATTCCAGGCGACGCATGCCTCTGGCTGGAGGTTTCCCCGGGCATGGCCGTTCACCGGGTCACGGACATCGCCCTCAAGGCGAGCACGGTTCGGCTCGGCCAGATGATTGTCGAGCGGGCCTTCGGATCGCTCGCCCTCTATCACCGCGACCAGAGCAATGTGCTCCACTCCGGCGATGTGGTGCTCGAGGCGATCGGCAGCAGTGTCCATGAGCGAACCCGCTGCAGCGTGACCTGGACTGAAGTCATCCGGGCGATCACCCCGGACCACGCCGTGCTGATTAACCGTCAGAACCGGCGCGGCTCCATGATCCAGGCCGGCATGAGCATGTTCATCCTGGAGACCGAACCTGCCGGTTACGTCCTGCTGGCGGCCAACGAAGCCGAAAAGTCCAGCAACATCACGGTCGTTGACGTCAAAGCCGTGGGTGCCTTTGGCCGACTGACCCTGGCGGGCTGGGAAGGGGATGTGAACGAAGCCGCCGCCGCTGCCATGCGCGCGGTCGAACAAATCAACCTGCGCTCGGGCCGCTGA